The Lycium ferocissimum isolate CSIRO_LF1 chromosome 10, AGI_CSIRO_Lferr_CH_V1, whole genome shotgun sequence genome window below encodes:
- the LOC132034640 gene encoding uncharacterized protein LOC132034640 produces the protein MSPTKGFMNFGQKEKLSPRYIGPYRVIRRIGKIAYELELPPELESDHSVFHVSMLWNCIGYPSRVVPIDDIQITEDLSYEEIPLAILDQQLHMLRTKKVASVKVLWKNKNVKEMTWEAEEEMKSKYPHLFETEDMA, from the coding sequence ATGTCACCTACAAAAGGCTTCATGAATTTTGGTCAGAAGGAaaagcttagcccgagatatatAGGGCCTTACAGAGTCATTCGACGGATAGGCAAAATAGCTTATGAGCTTGAATTGCCTCCAGAGTTAGAGTCAGACCATTCggttttccatgtatccatgctaTGGAACTGCATTGGATACCCTTCTCGGGTTGTCCCAATAGATGACATTCAGATTACAGAGGATCTATCCTACGAGGAGATTCCACTGGCTATTTTAGATCAACAGCTCCATATGTTGAGGACCAAAAAGGTAGCCTCCGTGAAGGTATTATGGAAAAATAAGAACGTcaaagaaatgacatgggaggccgaagaggagatgaaatCTAAATACCCCCACCTCTTTGAAACTGAAGATATGGCTTGA